In the genome of Labeo rohita strain BAU-BD-2019 chromosome 2, IGBB_LRoh.1.0, whole genome shotgun sequence, the window GACCTACGAGAAAAACACAGAAGAGGACGGATGTTCACTCAACACCTGTGAGTTGGAAAAAACTGATTTCAAGTTTAAACCCGAAAGCAGGAACCCGTCAGAGCGTCTGCAGAGCAGAAGAAACACGCTACCGGATCTTCTTCAGCCGCCGGCCCTCAAACTCACGCTCTCCGGATCGGATACTCACCTACACCAGGACCCCAGCGCCTTGAGGTTCCCCTCCATATACAGGAGCAGTTCGCTCTTCCTGGCGCCTCCTGACGGGCTCCACGACCTCCGTACGGTGAACAGAAAGAAGGCGAAAGAGCAGTCGAGAGCTCACAGCGGCTTCTTGCCTCCTCTTCCCAGCTTTTCCGTGAGGAGAGATCCGATCCCGGCCTCGCCTCCTCTCAGACGGGAAGCTCACGGTTCGTCGCGCCCTCACTCGATCCAGCTCGAGCAAATGAGACCGACGGGAAGCTCCGAGACGCTTTACCTTTGTCAAATGCCTTCTAATAAAACTGAGACAATTAAATATCATTAACACACTCTTTTAAGAGAAATAAATAAGAGAACAGACGGTAGTATGTACTTCTCagcttttgttaaaaaaataaagccaatTAAATCACTTGAACACTGTGTTAGGAAGAGAAATAGTTAGGAaaatcttgttttatttctggtTGGGTGTTATTAATAAAACCATTTTCCATCTGAAAACAGTTTAATCAGATCTTTGTGTTTAACTTCTCAGCTTTTGTTCATAAAGCCACTAAgaagaaaaattaattaaagaataatattattaaaaaaaatcattttattgttgttttaaaaaagcattttgcagATGACAACAGTTCAAATTTACTAAACAAGAAGAACCTGTGAAATGCTGTTTTAGAACGaattaaagaataaagaaaaaaaaaaaaagcattttggagctgaaaacagttcaaatccaacaaacaacaaatgactcaaaccagtaaacaactgttttaggacaaaaaattaataaataaataataatattatactttaaaaaatgtcttcttcttgtttttttttttttttaacatttttttaaagaatttaatttaaataaatatttatgaggaataatatttatatatttcagtttaaatccACCAAACAAGACAATTAAATAACTCAAACCTGTAAAACACTAACTTAAGACAATTAAATGACTTGAACctgtaaaacactgttttaggaagaaaaaaaaaaaaaattattaaagaagaacattatttttttccaccaaacaaaaaatctgttttggacaaaaaattaataaataaataataatattatactttaaaaaatgtcttcttcttgtttttttaaagaaatatatatatatatatatatttcagtttaaatccACCAAACAAGACAATTAAATAActcaaacctgttttttttttttttttttaacattttggagctgaaaattaaagaatttaatttaaataaattagatttaattgaggaataatatttaaaaaaataaaaaaaaattttgttttttaaaaacaaaaagcattttgcagctgaaaacaattcaaatgcACTAAAAAAGACAATTAAATGACTTGAACCTGTAAAACAGTGTTTTAGGAAGAAAAAACAATTGAACAATatcattatcaaaaaaaaaattgtcttattgtttaaaaaaaagcattttgtaactgaaaacagtttaaatccacaaaataagacaattaAATGACTTGAACctgtaaaacactgttttaggaagaaaaattaaagaataatattatttttaaaaaaaggtcttattacattttttgttgtttagaaAAAGCATTTTGCAGCTGAAAACAGTTAAAATCCACCAAACAACTCCAAACAACCTGTAAAAAACTGCTttaggaaagaaaaataaataagaaaaatataaaatatataaaaaacaaaacaaggggGAAAAATTTAGCAGTTTTATCAAACCATTGTGTTTGATTTCTCcacttttcataaaattaaccattaaccattaacaaaaaaaaaatgctgctggctatttaaaaaaagagaaaaaaacagaaatattttgccTCTGAAATAACAGAACTGACAGTTCAAACAGAGCATTGTTTTTAGATTAAAGCCACTGAACAATGATTTCCGTTCCAGCTGCTATTAAAAGGAAGTGTTGTGTCATATGATGAGGTCATGTGTATTTCTGGGGCATGACATGAACAAACACGATAAGACTTTATAAGTCAACACATTTGCAACCCATTTTACTCCTAAAATTTGATGCATTTCCAACTTTAACAGCAGGATTCAATTAAATCCATTTTATGTGAAGTGTCTAAATAGTCCATTTGGAGTTCGTGCTGACATTTTCtatctaaaatgtttatttttattttaaaatactaataactTGAGACAGTCAGGTCAGCACAGACAATAAATGAAACGGTTAATAAATCGGAATGAGGTTTAATGAGACTAAATGTGAGGCGGTGACGTGAATGTGGAaaacaataaagtaaaacattacCAAAAATGACATATAACAAGTCAAATTCATCAAATTAAAGATGCTGTCTACAGGAACTCAGTGAATGAATTGAACCCTGGGTTACAGCTTTTGGGACACTTTTTAATCTTGGCTACAGCAAAGTTACATATTTGCAATCTGAAACCACTTTAAACATGGCCAAATGTGAACTCAGGCCCAAAATGatacatcatttgaaacaaTGTGGCAATGGAATGCGAAGGCAAACCGACAGCCAATCATAAACGCAACAGCACTTACccttattaaatattcatgagctTTGACCTGCACCTGATGAAAATCACTAAAATGCTGCAGTAACTGGAGTAAAGAAGAGAGTGTTATTTCTGCTGCATGTGTCAGAAGAAACAAATGGACGAGCAGGTATTAAAATAAGAtcattaatatgcaaatatgcaCATTAGCTCAGGGATTACAGATCAAATTATGATTAGCCAGGGTTAACATGGAATAAGATAACAGAGGATGACGTGAACATGTCTGGTCAACAATTTCATGCCTGAAAATCACATTATagtgataaaaatattaaatattaatataaacaagCACGCTCACGCAGATTTCAGCATCAGGCCGTTTCACATGTATGTAAGGAAACCGCAACAGTAAACTCATACAAaaacataatgaaaataaagttttttggcGGTGCCACATTAGGGATTTCCTTAAAAACAGCCATGAATTATAAAACAGGCATCAGGtttagcagtgttattttaatacactaaAGAAAGGTAAAAAAGATTATTACGTTATAGTGCGTTTCAAaagaaatatttgtatatataataattcaatgccatttttttttgtaattaattgtaaaatttacttgcaatttctgagtgaaaattatttcaccgttttattttactactatatttttaattattattttgaattagttcttattttttagattttctgttttcattttaattgtagctAAAGCTTCActaattttgctgtgtttttggtatttttataaaatgtaattttattaaatttttatctttagttttagttattttaaactttttttaaaaaaaatgtatttattgaaagttcatttatgttttgtttttttttaataatattttttatatttttaaaaaataatacattttatttttaaataatgataaaaaccttttaaaaaatattatattttcagtcAATTTTATTTCAGGCAAGGAAAgttgttttatagttttagttttagatttattGTCATTAATCCTGGGTAAAGTCAGGTAAAgtttactttaatgtttttatggtttcagttttagttaacgaTAATAACTTTGATGTGAACACTTTAGactgcaaatttttttttttttttttattttattattgaaagTTCAtatatggttttagttttaaataataataatttttatatatttttaaaaataatatattttattttaaacaacaacaataacccTGATGTGAACAACACTTTAGACTGCAAGATTGttatggtttattttattattgaaagttcatttatggttttatttttaaataataataattttgacattttttaaaaataatatattttatttttaaataatgataaccCTGATATGAATTAGATTTTAGATgggaagatttaaaaaataattagaatttaGTAAAAATTTATTTCAAGCAAGGAAAGTTGTTtcacagttttagttttatcttCATCTTCATAAATTCTGGGAATTGGGCAGCTGTCACAAACTTGATCATGAagattgttattttaatgaagttaTTTTCGCATTGCATATTAACAAATATGTCAAACAGGCtataatgcaaaatgcaaaactcATTTACAGGAGCAACACAGTTACAATATGCAGAAATCTCACTTTGAGACACAATAAAGCgttgggatgtgcgttcaccaTCTCTGTCCGCTGTGCAATCGCACGTGTCGGAGACAGTTGTCCTGTCTGGAGAAAGTCTTCCCGCAAAGCTGACATCGGAAGGGTTTCTCGCCCGTGTGCACTCGTCTGTGCGTGATCAGACGCGTCCGTTGCGTAAAACCCTTCCCGCACTCCTCGCAGCGGAACGGTTTGGTCCCCGGATGGGTTCCTGCGTGCGGACGCTGAGGGAGAGTTTTGGCCGCACATGAGCTTGAATGCGACGCTGAGAACGCCGTGGAGTCGGATGAGCGTTCCTGTCGATGAAGATTCAATCCGTACTCGACGTCCCCAGAAGTGCCGAAACTCTCGTTCTGAGAGAGCGAGAACAAACCGGATGAGGACTGAGCTGTGGGATCCTCCATCATCACATACGGATCTGGAAAAGTCTGGGAATGTTGCTCCGGCTCTATCAGACCCTCCGGATCGTCGAAAGCTTTTGAACTCCACGAATGAGAGTTCACATCATCACGCCGGTTTTCGTTCTGAACTTGATTTAGTTTCTGATCCACAAGTTCTTCCACCTGTTCGATCTTCATCTCAAACTCCAGGCCGCTGAGCTCCTCTTCCTCTGGTTGTGATGAGCACGTGACGGGATCTTCTCGTTTCAGCTCCAGCGTGTGTGAATGATGAGGCTTCTCCTCTGCGATCAGATCCTTGACCGGACACGTCGGAACCGTCTTCTGCTGACTCTGATCATCAGGCCGAGGTTCCCGTGAATGAGCCGATACGCCTGCTTAGAAAAATGTGAGTTTAGAagtcaataaaatgatttaacacTGAAAAACAGCTAAAGAAGAACAGCTCTTCAAGTTCGAATCCACTCGTTCTTGTTCATTTTCACATCAGAAaggcatttttttaatagaaatgaaggaaaatgatcaaaaagttgaaaatgaaGTGGCAGGAAGGTGTAAGGGAGGGATTTATTTGTCACAATAAGTCAGCATCTATTCAATAATTTTAACacgttattattgcatactattttataatgtactacaatactaaAGTGCAGATATTTGCCACTATTTGCAAAAAGCAGTGTAAATAgcagaaaatactgctatttttcacatagtgtaaatagccactgccttaaaaaaattaaaataattaaaaaataatacacacacacaactgatAGGCATGACTGACAAACaatcagacagatagatatgtatttttattgtcttttatatactttatataataataattatctaatctaatatatttttattatactcatgtaaaaatctataaatatatacatatataaaatatgtatgtgaattatattttttatgcaaaaaaaactgtatataaatgtacatatttgcatatacacaaacacacacaaatataaacagaatatttaatacaattacatattaaaaataacagaataaaattaaataataccaaaacttaatttatatataattttattatatttagataaaactataaataaatacatataatatttacatgcatatatattttgtatattttatatatatatgctcaTATTCATATCAggatataaaaaatgtatataaccaacattaatttaaaaaataaatatttttatttcatttatgttaaatacaaatataatacatgCAGTATATAGTGTTTTGATTttgcataattatatataaaccgccattcaaaaatttgatttttaatgttttttaagaagatTTTAATGCTCAttaagcttgcatttatttgatcaaaacttcttggaaaaaaataatattgtgaaatattatttcaatgcaaaataactgttttccatgtgaatatctgctaaaatgtaatttgtttctgtgacgcaaagctgaattttcagcaccattactccagtcttcagtgtcacatgatcaggattcctcaaaaaataaaaagttaataagaacagaatttatttaaaatttaaagtttgtgattacatttttattctttcttttttttgaaagaaagtaatatttttattcagcaaatgtgttaaattgatagaaagtttatatatattgtctatataataacagatttttagaaaagatttatattttgaataaatgctgttcttttaaactttttttccatcaaagaatcctgaaaaaagaatcacaggttccaaaaaatattaagcaaaaaaaaaaaaaaaaaaaaaaaaaatatatatatatatatatattttgtgtgtgtgtatatatatatatatatatatatatatatatatatatatatatatatatatatatatatatttattttttttttttgtatatatatacacatattaagatgtttacatatttatatctACATATGATTTTACATtctatctatttaaaataaaattatgatttaattataatgtaaatatatctatatatgtgAACACACTGACCCAGCAGGAGCGCAGGTGTGACGCTGCTCGTGCCCGTGATCTCCACCTGTACGCCGATGGAGCACCTGTCCGCAGTGACTCTCTGTAGTTTGGTCTCGGTGAGCATCAGTCGGGTCTTCAGTCCCTGGATCTCCTCGTTTCTCCTCCGGATCTCCTGATGAAGAGCAGCAGCATCTTCCTCCAGCAGCTGACTGATCTCCGCCACCGCCGCCTTCGCCAGCACATCCATGATCGCGGAGATCTGCGTGTGTAACATCGCTGCCGAGCTCATCTCGCTGTTAAAACACTCTTATAataacagaaagaaaaacacaacatCACCCACCATCGCTACTTCTCTGGAGCAGATGAGGGGGCGTGTTTCCGGTGGACCGGATCTGGAAACATCCGTCAACATAAAAGTCTCAAGAATAGCGATGGTCAAACAGCAGTAACATGtccaaaataaacacataataaatacccattaataagtaaataatattttaatatattcatctTAATGCAGAGGTGCTTAAACAACAGTTCTACgttgaataataaaaaacaaataaaactgaaatttaataGATGCTCAAACGACAGTACTATGTTCAATAAATcatcaattaattattaaaataattcaaacaaataaacaaaattaatatagaGATGCTCAAACAGTAGTtctatgttaaataataaaatcaaataaaattgcttaaaattaaagttaatataGAGATGCTCAAACAACAGTACTGTTCAATAAATTAtcgattattaaataaaataattaaaacataaataaaattaatatagagATGCTCAAACAGTTCTGTGttgaataataaaatcatataaaactgattaaaattcAATTGAATATAGAGATGCTCAAACAACTGCACTGTGATCAATAAAttatcaattaattaataaaataattaaaacaaataaataaaattaatacagaaATGCTCAAACAACAGTTCTGTGttgaataataaaatcaaataaaactgattaaaattaagtttaatataGAGATGCTCAAACAACTGCACTGTGTTCAATAAAttatcaattaattaataaaataattaaaacaaatatattaaattaatatagaaaTGCTCAAACAACAGTTCTGttgaataataaaatcaaataaaactgattaaaattaaagttaatataGAGATGCTCAAACAACAGTACTGTGTTCAATAAATTAtcgattattaaataaaataattaaaacataaataaaattaatatagaaaTGCTCAAACAACAGTTCTGTGGAataacaaaatcaaataaaactgattaaaattaaatttagtatAGAGATGCTCAAACAACCGCACCGTGTTCAATAAATgatcaattaattaataaaataatgaaaacaaataaattaaattaatatagaaaTGCTCAAACAACAGTTCTGTGttgaataataaaatcaaataaaactgattaaaattaagtttaatataGAGATGCTTAAACAACTGCACTGTgttcaataaatcaataaataaaataattaaaacataaataaaattaatatagagATGCTCAAACAACAGTactatgtttaataaattatcagttagttattataataaataaaacaaataactaaaattaatagagGTGCTCAAACAACAGTTCCGttgaataataaaatcaaataaaactgattaaaattaaatttaatatagaGATGCTCAAACAACAGTACTAAGTTCaataaatgatcaattattaaataaaataattaaaacaaataaattaaattaacaatgaAATGCTCAAACAACAGTTCTGTgttcaataaattataaattaaaaaaaaattaaaacaaataaataaaattaatatagaggtgttcaaacattaaaatgtaaaaaaataagtaaataatgaaataataaaaaatataaattaaatgaataaaataaaacttaacacAGAGATTCTCAAACTAACAACAGTATTATGATCAGTAAAaattttttctaataattatttgattttttattaaacgttaaattacagaaaaaagacACGTCCATAGTTTATCCATTAGAAATTCATGGATTTTTATTGTCAATCGCAAAATGATGCTcccatattaaataatacatataaacaaaaaatactgcaaaacaACACAGCACAGGTTTTACAggttataaaatgaaaaattaatttatgtataaaggaaatgcattttatgtattagtcaaatgtttaacaaacagataaaaaaaaagtatataaaagtaaccaactactcaaaaataaaaacctaaaaaaaaaaaaggcagtgtATCAAACTTAAAGCaatgtcattttataatttatcatACAAAACGTGTCAAATGTCAAACAAAGTCATGTGGCATTTCATGGATGTTTCGGTCACCAGTACCCATACGCCTCTTCTTCGGTGTGGCTGCGCTGGTGCAGTTTGAGTGAGTTTAAGTGCGAGTAGGACTTGCCGCACTCCTCGCAGCTGTAGGGTTTCTCTCCGGTGTGCGATCGCTGGTGTGAAATCAGGTGTGAGTTGCAGTAGAAGCGTTTGCCACATTGTGGGCAGTTGTACGGTCTTTCTCCCGTGTGTATCCGCTGGTGGATCTTCAGATAGAAGCGCGTGGTGAATGTCTTTCCGCACTGAGGGCAGCGTGAGCTCCTCTCCGCCGCTGCGTCCCTGTGATCCGACGCCGACGGAGCCGCGTGGTTAGCCGCGCGCAGGGAGATCTCGCCCGATCTGTATGCTTCATCCATATGGTGCTGTACGTTCGGATCCGGCCGTCGGTTCTCGTATCGCTCGCCTGATTCTAGAGGAGACGCGTCCAAACTCTGGGCTTCGGAGTTCATGGGATATTCCTCGGAAACAGGTGAATTCCACAATCCGCTGGTCTTCATTTTACTTGTTAGGATGAAATCATTGCCTGCAGATTGAAGTACAGAGTGTTGATTATTACTAATGtgtcacgggtatatttgtagcaatagctaaaaatactttgcatgggtcaaaatgatcagtttttcttttatatgccacaaatcattaggatattaagtaaagatcatgttctaggGCTGTGACGGTGGCAGATTTTTTCCACCACGGTGGTAATGGACAAACTACTGTCGGTGGCGCGgtgttcatatatttatatatataattttgaaacaaaaaatgagTTTCAGAAATTATTAACAAACGTGCGTGTTTATTTTAGTCTAAAAAACACTGAAGTAAATATCAAAGAAGTTATACAGTTCAATAAGAAAgtaggcaaaataagaacaGTGAATATTgaacaaacatttgtttgtaaatttgtAACAACCTCGACCAACCCTTGTCTGGCGGCTCATCAAAATTACCGGCCCGAGTCCGACTGGAACCCAAGTCTTCTCTTTCGTTCCTATCACACTGTTGCATCCATCAAAATAgctctagttttgttttgaatagGAATGTGATTATATTTCTTTTCGTTtcttaataaatttaatttagaaatatgtttggaaCATTTATTGTTcgcaaaagtttttgtttttgctttttaaaataacgacCAAGCGGCCAGAGGCAGGCAGCGAGTTGATCACAGTCTGTTTAATCAATTTTGCCTTTTCAAATCATCatgacttgcctaaaataaaatcttcaaacatttcacaatgttattttttaaacgtTTAACTTAGAGAAATGCACGCTTTTATGTGCATACAATTGTTTGTTGGAGAGGGGAAGCTAAATgtgctttgcaggacatggaggcgccagtgcaatcacatgcaaaaaaattaaaatacaccaTAGTCTTTGCTCAAAAAGGCAAGCGTAGCATATCATCAGGAACTATAAAGCGTCTAATTTTATTTGcatgcactcacaatatcaacaaaacgttgtgcttttgtgaaaataaagaaaacaaacaagatgcGCTTTCTGATGTTGAACAGGAGCactgcacaaaaatgaaacgaaaCTCAGTGAAGACTTGCCTTACAGTCaggataaatatatctatagaagcttgaaattattactatattactttaaaactaaaaaaatcaaatagaaaacaaaaacttcTTCATTATAAAATCCGTACAGATGCATTTCTCTATAAAGGCGCATCCAATGAGCAGATGGCGAGTCACAATCGTCATCTTTGCGACACtggctcagaaaacactagtttattaataatttattcaagtATCTCCTTATTTCCCCCCCCGACACAAACATGGTAAATACTTTTCCTGGAGCTttgcaagctttagcctattgcgtGCGTTTGAACGTGGATCTCTTCCAGCAGCTGCAAAGGCACTTGCGCTCACTGCTGCTGCCGGCGGAGACACTATACACGGCCACGGCAGAATAATTGTTGtagaaacactgtattttatgcttgttataGATTGTGTGACGTCACGTGCAGCCGGTGGCAACTGACCATCGCGGTGCCAATCGACAACCACGGTGGCGCGGTTGTCATTGCGACCGTCACAGCCCTATCATGTTCCGTGTTccaaccataaatatatcaaaacttaatttttgattagtaatatgcattgctaagaacttc includes:
- the si:dkeyp-68b7.7 gene encoding zinc finger protein 271, which codes for MVKRCVFGCFPLKTLFPIPKVPWLRTRWLEFLHFEEGGVTENSRLCSRHFTRECFQNLTQHEMGFAKVLCLTDKAVPSVYTVGASPAAKPQTRDVSCQCPAYGQKKSVSVQTPKSKRRREEVNLNLVKFNENHDGETQTETYTDDSSAQTFALNEDGIKSIQIKEEHMEDGQWDSGPISPSLCPLGPEVDDQDSFSAGTTGPAREGNDFILTSKMKTSGLWNSPVSEEYPMNSEAQSLDASPLESGERYENRRPDPNVQHHMDEAYRSGEISLRAANHAAPSASDHRDAAAERSSRCPQCGKTFTTRFYLKIHQRIHTGERPYNCPQCGKRFYCNSHLISHQRSHTGEKPYSCEECGKSYSHLNSLKLHQRSHTEEEAYGYCIFCLYIRSTGNTPPHLLQRKECFNSEMSSAAMLHTQISAIMDVLAKAAVAEISQLLEEDAAALHQEIRRRNEEIQGLKTRLMLTETKLQRVTADRCSIGVQVEITGTSSVTPALLLGVSAHSREPRPDDQSQQKTVPTCPVKDLIAEEKPHHSHTLELKREDPVTCSSQPEEEELSGLEFEMKIEQVEELVDQKLNQVQNENRRDDVNSHSWSSKAFDDPEGLIEPEQHSQTFPDPYVMMEDPTAQSSSGLFSLSQNESFGTSGDVEYGLNLHRQERSSDSTAFSASHSSSCAAKTLPQRPHAGTHPGTKPFRCEECGKGFTQRTRLITHRRVHTGEKPFRCQLCGKTFSRQDNCLRHVRLHSGQRW